DNA from Lentibacillus amyloliquefaciens:
AAGAACTCAGCTCATTTATTGGAGAATATTTTTTTAAAATAACTTCCCCTTCACGGTCAACAAAAATTTCTAAAGGATCACCCTCGCGGATACGCAGCGTTCGTCTTATTTCTTTTGGGATAACAACTCTTCCTAAATCATCAATGCGTCGTACAATACCTGTTGCTTTCATCTTTAGGGAGCCTCACTTTCTAAGATGATTATACCTGGTGTATGTAAATTTTTGGTTTCCTCCTATAGAAAAAAACACCAGTTGTGGGTTTAGTATTAATCATCTTGTAAGAACTATACATATGTTAACATAACTTGATCTGCATGCCGTTTTCTCTGTTCTAATGAGGCTCTTTTTTTGTTATCTAACCTGCTGTTTCCCGGTCAACTTGGGATAATTGGCTGATAAAGTTTTCGAGTACTTCATACCGCTGATGCTTGGTGTTTTTTGACCATTTAACCAGCACCTTCAATTTTTTACCTTCTGTTCCAAGCTGTATTTCCCGCCCGAACTGATTGGCTAGTTCAAATAATTTCGATCCGTCCACTTCCTGACTGCGATGAGTGCTCACAAGTATTTCTATTTTACCTGCTTTTTCGCTGATTGATTCAACACGTTCTTGTTTAGCAAGCCGTTTGAGGGATGAAACAGTAAACAAATTCCCCACTTCTTCCGGATAATCACCGAAACGGTCGATCAGCTCATCCTTAAGTTCTAAGATATCATCCTCTGAAGCGATTGCTTGAAACTGTTTGTAAATATCAATCTTTTGTTTTTCATCGTCAATATATGAATCCGGAATATAAGCATCAGTCGACAGTGACAATTCCGGCTCAAACGTTTCAATTTCATCAAGCTGTTTGCCTGATTGTCGGGCTTCAATAGCGTCTTTGAGCATTTGCGAATACATGTCAAAACCGACTGAATCAATGAAGCCGTGCTGCTGGGCACCAAGCAAATCCCCAGTACCGCGGATGGACAAGTCGCGCATAGCAATTTTGAAGCCGGATCCCAGTTCCGTGAATTCCTTAATCGCCTCGAGCCGTTTTTCCGCGACTTCACTCAGCACTTTATCTTTTTGATAAGTGAAATAAGCATAGGCAACCCGATTGGAACGGCCGACTCTTCCCCTTAACTGATAAAGCTGACTGAGCCCCATTCGATCAGCCTGATTGACAATTAATGTATTGACGTTTGGAATATCAACACCTGTTTCAATAATTGTCGTACTGACCAAAACATCATACTCCCCTTCTAAAAAGGCAAAAACGATATTCTCTAATTCGGTTTCATTCATCTGACCATGGGCGACAGCTATACGCGCGTCTCCAACAAGCATGCCAAGATCTCTGGCTATTTTATCAATATTGTCCACCCGGTTATGGAGGAAGAAAACCTGTCCTCCCCGCGCCATCTCACGCTCAATGGCTTCCCTTACAAAAACCGGATTATACTCCATGACGTACGTCTGAATCGGAAAACGGTTTTCCGGAGGTGTTTCGATGATCGACAGGTCCCGAACACCGAGCATCGACATATGCAGTGTTCTTGGAATTGGTGTAGCTGTCAAAGTCAGAACGTCAACATTTGATTTCAGCTGTTTAATCTTCTCCTTATGCTTAACACCGAACCGCTGCTCCTCATCCACGACGAGAAGGCCCAAATCACGATAAGTCACATCCTTTGACAATAGACGGTGTGTTCCAATTACAATGTCGACTTTTCCTTTTCGGATGCCTTCAATGGTTTCTTTTTGCTGGCTTCGCGTGCGGAATCGGCTCAGCATACTGATCGTGACAGCCTGGTCCTGAAACCTTTCCTGGATGGTTTCATAGTGCTGCTGAGCGAGGATAGTTGTCGGAACCAGAATAGCCACTTGTTTGCCATCGGCTACAGCTTTAAAAGCAGCCCTGATCGCCACTTCCGTCTTCCCGTAGCCAACATCACCACAAAGCAAGCGATCCATTGGGCGCTCCATTTCCATGTCTGCTTTGATCTCAGCAATACAACGCTCCTGGTCCTCGGTTTCTTCATATGGAAAAGCCGCTTCAAACTCTTCCTGCAGCTCTGTTCCTTTAGTAAAGGCATAACCTTGCCTTGCCTGACGCTCAGCATAGAGCTCAATCAGATCATCTGCAATATCTTCCACATTGGACTGGACTTTCCGTTTGACTTTTGCCCATTCACTGCCGCCCAATTTATAAAGTTTTGGCTCTTTTCCCTCGGAAGCCACAAACTTCTGAACGAGATCGATCTGGTCAATTGGTACGTATAATTTATCATCACCGGAGTATTTAATCAGCATAAAATCTTTATGCAGACCATTCATTTCAAGTGTTTCAATGCCTAAATATTTTCCGATGCCGTGATGGGCATGAACTACGAAGTCGCCCACTTTTAATTCCTGATAATTTTTAATCCGTTCAGCATTTGATATCTTTTGTTTTTTACGCGGTCTTTTTGTTTTCTTTTTAAACAGTTCATTTTCAGTAATCAGCACGAGTTTATGCATCGGAAATTCAATGCCATTGCTGACTTCACCGACTGTTATCGTCGGTCTTTTTACTGGCAATTCGAGTTCGCTGATTACATCTGCTTCAATTCCATAATCCATGAAAATCGAGTGAATTTTTTCAGCCCGTTGTTCATTCGGAGCCAGGACCACGACTGAAAAATCGCTCTTTTCCCAGCGTTTAAGCTCATTCTGAAACAAATTCATCTGCCCATGGAATTCCTGCATCGTCCGGGTCGATAAATTAATGATATTTTGGGGTTGGGTATTCGGAATATGCCGCAAAAAGACGGACATATAAACGCGTTGTGGTGTGATATTATCCCATACGGTGTTCCAATCAAATGAGAAATGGCTGCCCCGGACCATTTTATTTGCTTCCAAAAGTGTGCTGTACCATTCTGACTCTTCTGCATCAAGACTTGTTGCCGTTTCCTGGATTCTGCTCATTTCATCAAGAATGACCAGACCATTTGCGGGCAAATAATCTAGCAGACTAGCAGGCTCATCATAAAGAAAGCCAATATATTTATACAATTCCTGGAAATGCTCAAGATTCTTTAACCGCTCGATATCATATTCGATGGACTCGGCGAGCGTTTCTTTCGCTTCCGGATCTTTCAATTTTTTCAGTGATTCAGCCAATGCCGCCTCCAGACGCTGAGCAGCTCTCAATCTGTCTTCATCCGTCAACAGCATTTCTGTTGCGGGGTCAACCCTAATAGCCTGCTGTTTCTCTAATGATCGCTGGCTTTCAGCATCAAAGTGACGAATGGAGTCAATTTCGTCATCAAATAATTCGATGCGTACCGGATGCGTTTCGGTCACCGGATAGATATCAATAATACCTCCGCGGCGGCTGAATTCCCCTGGAGTTGAAACCATTGAGACATGTTCGTATCCCATATCGACCAGGCGCGACAAGTACACTTCGACATCGACTTCTTCACCTGTCTGAAAATCCAGCTGATATTTCTTCCAGTAATTAGTCGGCGGCAGTATTCGCTTCAAAGCTGCGACAGGGGCGATCAATATGCCTGAATCTTTTTGTGACCACTCTGTCAATGCCTCAATCCGCTGGGCTTTCAGTTCCGGACTGGCTATCGCGATTTCTGATGCGATCAGTTCATTGACCGGATACAGATGAATATGATCCTCACCTATAAATGTTGACAGGTCATCATAGAGCTGCTGTGCTTGGACAAGATGATGCGTTACAAGCAAAACTGGCCTTTTTAAAGATTCATCCAAAACAGACACAAAAAGGCTTCTGGCAGATCCTGATAGCCCTGCCACAAGCTGTTCATTCATACCATTTGATATGCCGTCTATGACTGATGACACATCTTCATTCGACCGTAAAAAATCATGTATTCCGTTCATTTTCCCCCACCTGTTTACGTGCAAAAATGCCTTGATTACCATCTCTACACAGAACCAAAGCTTTTTACCTGATATATATTATCTCACTGTATAAAATAGTCCAGTTCGTGATACTGCGGATGACTGCCTAACGATTCTTCACAGCTTTCACAGATGGACTTGATTGTTATATCACCATTTGCTTCATAGCTAATCATATCACGTTTATCCTCACTTGATAACTGATCCAATCCGAGCATTGATGAATCAACCATTTGCTGGTCCAGTTTCCCAATTTCCTGGCTGCAATGTCTGCACTTGTAGACAATCGCCATAATATACCTCCTTCGAATAAACTTAGGTATTCTAAAGTTTATCCGAAACGCGTATATTTATACAGAAAATCTCGGGGTTCATCAGGAAACACCAGCCCTTTTTCTGCTCACTTTAGGTGTTAAAGTCGTTCATCACGACATCAAATGGCTTCTGAATCCATGTTTCACATGCATCAGCACTTTTTTCAATGCTTGTGGCAACATCTTCCTGCTGCTCCTTTGAGAATGGCTTTAATACATAATCAACAACAGGCATGGCTGCAAGAGGTCTGCCTATGCCGATGCGCAAGCGTTTGAATTCTTTGGTACCTGCATGATCAATAATGGAACGAATACCGTTATGACCACCGTGACCGCCTTTTTGACGTAAACGAATTTTACCGGCCGGCAAATCAAGATCATCATAGATGACAAGAACATCTTCCGGATCTATTTGATAAAAATCCAATAATGGCCGAACCGATTCACCCGAAAGATTCATAAATGTCTGTGGTTTTAACAGGACAATCTTTTCTCCATCAAGGGTCTCCACCGTTGATTTACCATTAAATTTATCTTTTTTTAATTTCCAATTATGACGGTCAGCTATTTTCTCAACAACCATAAAGCCGACATTATGCCGTGTTTTGCTGTATTTTTTCCCTGGATTTCCCAGCCCAACGATACATTTCATTTAGCTTCTTCCTTTATACTGCATTTTAAACGGGTTCTAAAACAATTCGCCAATGAAGCAAAACCCTCCTAATAACTGCTGACTAGGAGGGCTTATATAATAGGCTTGGTGTTATTCGCTTTTTCCTTCGTCCTCTTCGGCGCCAACCAATTCCGGTTCTGCTCCTTCGTCTGACTCTTCACCTTCAAGATCTTCTACTGTGTCTGGCGGTACAACGGTTGCAACTGTTGTATCTTCGTCTTCATTGATTTCATAGAGGTCAGCTTTTGGCAAATCAGCAACGGTTATCGTATCACCGATCTCCAACTTGTTGACGTCAACAGAAATGACTTCTGGAATATCCGCCGGTTTAGCACGTACCTGCAATTCATACATCGGCTGCTGCAGAACGCCGCCATCTTTAACACCAACAGGTTCACCGTCAAGGTTAAGTGATACTGTTACGTCCATTTCCTGTTTCATGTTGACGATATAGAAATCTGCATGAATCACTTCGTCTTTCAACGGTTCAGTCTGATATTCATGAAGCATGACGTCTACAGGCTTCTCACCTTCGATATCAAGTGAGATGATTGCGTTTCTGCCTTCATCTCTTACCGTTTTGACTAATTCGGTGCTATTAACAAAAATGGCTTTAGAGTCTTCCTCCTTACCATAAACAACTGATGGCACATCGCCATTCGTCCTGATTTGCTTTGTTGCAGACTTTGTCAGATCTTCGCGTTTTGCTGCCTTTAATGTTACTGCCATTCTTAATCACCCTCCATTATTTAACAACCTGGGGTCTTCACCAGGATTCATATGGCACATATTTTTCAGTATCGTTTCTATTAAAACATAATTTATGTCATTTCACAAAACAGGCTTATAGCTTATCTTTAATGAAATGCTTAGTCAAACAAAATGCTTACGGATTTCAGTTCATGAACACGGGTTATTGCTTCACCAATCAGCGGTGCAACAGATAACTCGGTGACTTTACCGTTCTTTCGTTCTTCGGTAAGCGGGATGGAATTCGTAACAACCAATTCCTTGATTTCGGAATCGTTAATACGCTGCAGTGCAGGGCCTGATAAAACAGGGTGAGTACAGCATGCATAAACTTCTTTCGCACCGTTTTCCACCAACGCGTTGGCAGCCGCAGTAATTGTACCTGCTGTATCAATGATATCATCAATCAGGATGGCTGTCTTCCCTTCGATATTCCCGACAATATTCATCACTTCTGAAACATTCGGACGCGGACGGCGTTTATCAATGATTCCAATCGGTGCCTTCAAATAGTCCGCCATCTTTCTTGCCCGGGTCACACCGCCGTGGTCCGGGGAAACGACGATAATATCGTCAAACTCCATTTTCTCAAAATGATTCGCCAATATTGGTACACCTTGCAGATGATCAATTGGGACATTGAAGAAACCTTGAATTTGTGGTGCGTGTAAATCGAGCGTTATCATCCGGTCGGCACCGGCCGTTTCAAGAAGGTCGGCAATAAGCTTTGAAGTTATCGGTTCTCTTGAACGTGCTTTCCGGTCCTGTCTGGCATAACCATAATACGGCATAACAATATTGATGGACTTGGCCGAAGCACGCTTCAGCGCATCAATCATAATCAACAGTTCCATCAGATGCTGATTAACCGGGGCTGAGGTTGATTGAACAACGTACACATCTTTTCCGCGGACGCTCTCCTCAATATTAATCTGAATTTCTCCGTCACTAAAAGTGGCTACTGTACATTCTCCTAATGTTGTCCCAATGTGTTCGGCAATATCCTGAGCCAGATCCCGGTTTGAATTCAGTGAAAACACCTTCAGCATTGGATCTTTATAGCTTGATCCCATGAAATGAACCCTCCATTAGTCCTTTTTTTGATTTTTGATTCTTGAAGCATAACCTTCTTTATTTGTTTGTCTGGAACGGGCAATCGATAATGCGTCTTCAGGGACATCTTTTGTAATCGTCGACCCTGCAGCAACATAAGATCCTTTTCCAACCGTTACCGGAGCGACTAAATTGGAATTGCAGCCGATAAATGAATCATCGTCAATCGTTGTCAGATACTTATTCTTTCCATCATAATTCACTGTAATCGTACCGCAGCCAATATTGACATTACGGCCGACATCGGCGTCTCCGATATAACTTAAATGGGAAACCTTACTCTTGTCACCTAATGACGATTTTTTCACTTCAACAAAGTTGCCGATTTTTGCTTCGTTGCCGATTTTTGCTTCAGGGCGGATATGTGAATAAGGTCCAATCTGCACCCGATCACCTATACGGCTGTCTTTTGCGACACTTTGTTCGAGAGTGGTTCCTTCTCCGACATAGCAATTTTCAACTTCTGAATGCGGTCCAATCTCAGCATCTGCTTTAATAGTTGTTTTTCCTTTAATAACCGAACCCGGATGAATTAAAACATCTGCCTCAATGACCACCTCAGGACTGATATAAGTATTGTCAGGGTCTATAAGTGTGACCCCGTTTCGCATATGTTGTTCATTGATCCGTTTTTTCAGCGATTTTTCTGCCTGTGCCAGGGCGACGCGGTCATTAATACCCAGCGTTTCTTCAAAGTCTGCTGTCTGGAACGCGCTGACTTTCTCATTACGATTTTGCAGAATTTCAATGACGTCCGGCAAATAATATTCACCTTGTACATTGTCATTTGATACATGGTGTAATGCTTCGAAAAGGGCTTTGTTATCAAAACAGTAGGTCCCTGTGTTAATTTCATCGACTAACAGTTCATTGCCGGATGCATCTTTATGTTCAACTATCCGCTTCACTTGATTCTGATCATCACGAATCACTCTGCCGTACCCACCGGGATCTGGTGCTTTTGCGGTTAAAATAGTCGCTTTTGCTCCTTCTCTTTCATGGTGATCGCAAAGAGCCTGATATGTTTCATGAGTAATCAATGGCGTGTCCCCACAAACAACAATTGTTGTGCCCTCCTGATTTTTCAGAAGGTCTTCAGCCTGCAGTACAGCATGGCCTGTCCCCAATTGTTCTTCCTGTAAAACCGTTTCACTGTCCTCACCAATATATTCGGCAACCTTATCAGCGCCATGGCCGACGATTGTGACCATTTCATCAGGTTTGACCGGTTTTAATTGATCGATAACGTGCTGCACCATCGGGCGGCCTAAAACCGGATGAAGCACTTTATATAGTTTCGACTTCATTCTGGTACCTTTTCCGGCAGCCAAAATAACTGCATATCGTTTCGCCATAAAGAGCCTCCATTTCATTTATCCCGCATATAAAGGGCACTAACCCGCCACATAACGGCGGCTAACTGTCCTTAAATACCCGATTCTGTTCAACTAACCATCAGTGTGGAGAAATACACTCCACTGATGGAAGTTTCACTTTATCCATTATGAATATATCTTAAAAATGGGCTGATTTCAACAGATTTAATGTTTGCATAGAGAGGAAAAAGCTGTTAGAGCACACGTTTCAAAGTGTATTTCGTTTTCGATGGGATTGGCAAGAAACACACATTTCCTTTTGCAAACCGCAAATGGCAGGACAACTCTTTAAAAAGGTTATTTTCTAAAAGGTGGTTGTTTTTGACACAAAACCCATAAAATGCGAACTAACTTTAACTATTAGCTGGTGCGTAATCCACCGCTTCGGAAATACACTCCGCGCACCTTAGGGCGGCTGGTGAGCCTCCTCGTGCTGGCTCACTGCGGGGTCTCACCGATACCTCCCGTCCCGCTGGAGTCTCCGTGTATTTCCTGCGCTGGTTTCGTGCTTTATAGTCTGATTATTTTGGATTTTAACTAAACTTCTCTTGTGAATGTTGATTGAAGTGGAGGACAGTCGACTCCTGCGGGAAAACGGGCAGCTGAAGACCCCCACAGGAAGCGCTTTTTGCTTCCGAGGAGGCTGAAGCGTTGCCCTAAGGTGCGCGACTGTCCGGAACGGAAATCAACATAGCACTACGTCGCAATTTACATCAACTAAGTAAAAGCAACAATGATCGCGAAGGAGCCTCAAAAAAGACAAAAAAGAAGGCTAACCTGTGACAGATTAGACCTCTTGTTGAATAACTGATTTAAGATGCACCGGCTTCTTCATATTTCTCCTCTTGTTCACCGGCGCGATGATATTCTTCTAATACTGCATCCTGAATCTTACCGCGAGTATTAGAATTGATAGGGTGAGCAATATCCCTGAACTCACCATCAGGGGTCCGCTTGGAAGGCATAGCCACAAACAAACCATTATTGCCGTCAATCACCCGAATATCATGAACCACAAATTCTTCATCCATGGTAATCGAAGCAATTGCTCGCATTCTCCCCTCTGTGTTCACGCGGCGTAGTCTAACGTCAGTTACCTCCATGATGTTTCACCACCTTTTCCCTTTTGAACTTATTACCATTATTCAACAAAAGATTAAGAAATCCTGCCTGTCCATCAAAAAAATTTCGAAAATATTGCTTTATCTTAAAATAGACATTGTATTGTTGACCATCATCGACTCTTAGTCATTTTTTATACGAGGATGAAACAATGGAGAAGTTTAAGGTGCTTTAACGGTTTTTAGAAAAATTTCCAGGATGGACTTCAATTGTTTTTTGCTTCATATCCACGTTAGTGATCTTCACCAGGGAGGTATAATTCTCAACGACACGTTCATCTTCTTCGTCATCTGCTTCCGCGAGTACACCGATGGCTCCCACATTGGCATTGAATTCTTTCAAGAGACTTATCATGCCATTAATCGTTCCGCCTGCTTTCATAAAATCATCTATAATACAAACGTTGGCACCTTCCTGCAGGCTTCTTGTCGGCAGAACCATCGTCTGGATTTTCCGTGATGAACCTGAAACATAATTGATGCTGACAGATGATCCTTCTGTCACTCTGGGATCCCGTCTTACAATAATAACGGGAACGTTCAAAACCGATGCAGCAGCATAAGCAAGGGGGATACCCTTTGTGGCGACAGTCATAACCGCATCTATCTCCATATCAGAGAAAGCTGACGCTAAGACACGGCCAATTTTGTTAACCATTTTCGGGTCACCCAGCAAATCACTCATATATAAATAACCGCCGGGAAGGATACGAGACGGGTCCTGTAACGTTGTGCAAAGCTCATTGATAAACACATTCGCATTTTCCCCGGAAAAGCCGGGGATAAAGCTGACACCGCCTGATGCCCCGGGATTTGTCTGCAAGTGACCAAAACCTTCTTCCTGCATTACCCGGTCAACAATATCAAGATCTTCACTGACAGAAGATTTTGCCGCACCATATTTTTCACTGAAATATGGCAGAGATGTATGTTTCTTAGGATTTTCCAAAAAATAATTCGTTAACGATACTAATCGATCACTTCTTTTCATATGCCACCTCTTACTTATATCCGAATATTTTAAACTAATATATCATTATTATACGTTTTTTATCAAGTATTAGCGCCGATCAAGCATCTGAACGATGTGAACCTCATTGCAAAATCCTCTCAGCCCATTATAAATACGCTTCGCCTTGCTGAAATGTCTGGTAAGCCCCGCAATAGTCGGTCCGCTTCCGCTCATCATTGCACCGGACGCGCCTGTCTGCAGCATTTTATCCTTAAGTTGCTTCACTTCCGGATATAAAGGGAACGTCACATCTTCCAAAGCATTGCCGATATGGTGGCATAACTTGTCAAAGTCTTTTTCTGCCAGTGATTGAATGACCGCCTCTGTTTGCGGATGCGAAATGGCATCCGTGTTAACTTTGGGGAAAATATGCCTTGTTGAAATGCCAATATTGGGTTTGGCAAGCACCACGTAACATGGCGGAGGCGAAGCCAACGTACGGATTTTTTCACCATGGCCTGTCCCTAGGGCGGTGTAGCCTGTAATGCAGAAAGGCACGTCTGAGCCAAGCACTGAGCCAAGTTCGATGAGCTCGGCCTCCGAAATACCAACAGACCACATGCGGTTAAGACCCCTTAGTACAGCAGCTGCGTCACTGCTGCCGCCCCCGAGCCCTGCTGAAACAGGGATATTTTTCCGGATATTGATACGGACTCCCCGATGCAGCTGATATGTATTTTTAAAAACAAGCGCAGCTCTATACGCCAGATTACGTTCATCGTTTGGGACATACTGGTTATCGGTGGAAATCTCAATTCTGCCATCAGCAATGTCATATAGCTCAATCCTGTCAGCTAAATCGACAGTTGTCATAATCATTTCAACTTCATGAAAACCATCTTCACGTTTTCCCAGCACATCAAGTGATAAATTAATTTTCGCCGGTGCCCGTTCAAATAAAACCATCTCTTCACCCACTTTGCACATCAAGGGATTTAGATTTATTGCTTTTTGAAATATAAACTTATAGAAAATTGTACCATATTCAAAAGACACTATCGAGCACCAGCCGGAATACACCTTTCTCGGCTTTTCCGGGGCAATTATCGCGAAAAAAGGCAAACCCGCCAATGGGGTCTGCCCCTTTCTTTACTTCATGTTTTGCTCGGCCATTTCAATTGCTCGTTTCACCATGTTACCGGCATCTTTCGCTTTGATGCCGCCCCAGCCTTCCTTTTGTACAGTGTCGTAAAAACCTAACTCTTTGGCAATTTCCTCTTTCAAATGATCTGACATTGCACCACCGCGTCGCGCCATGAAAGAAACATCCCCTTTCCTTCAAGAGTGGTTACGACATTTGTAGTATATGCTTTCACATAAAATAAACACCCGTTATAAGTATACAGAAAAGGAAATATTTTATAGGCTGTGTTTTCGCATATTTTCTCCGCATCTTCTCAAACTGTAAAAACAGCGTAAAAATGCAAAAAAGCAGCAAACGTTTGTTTACTGCTCGACTATCATTGCTTGTTCACCCTGAAAACTTAATTCCACTGTCTCGGTCAGCACATCGGCATAGCTGTAAGAAACACGTTCGAATGCATTCTCGTCCTGATCCAGTTCAACAATAAAAACAGATGGATAGGTTTCTGCCAGTATACCGCAACGTTCAATTGTTTTTCGTCTGCCTCCATTAGCTC
Protein-coding regions in this window:
- the mfd gene encoding transcription-repair coupling factor gives rise to the protein MNGIHDFLRSNEDVSSVIDGISNGMNEQLVAGLSGSARSLFVSVLDESLKRPVLLVTHHLVQAQQLYDDLSTFIGEDHIHLYPVNELIASEIAIASPELKAQRIEALTEWSQKDSGILIAPVAALKRILPPTNYWKKYQLDFQTGEEVDVEVYLSRLVDMGYEHVSMVSTPGEFSRRGGIIDIYPVTETHPVRIELFDDEIDSIRHFDAESQRSLEKQQAIRVDPATEMLLTDEDRLRAAQRLEAALAESLKKLKDPEAKETLAESIEYDIERLKNLEHFQELYKYIGFLYDEPASLLDYLPANGLVILDEMSRIQETATSLDAEESEWYSTLLEANKMVRGSHFSFDWNTVWDNITPQRVYMSVFLRHIPNTQPQNIINLSTRTMQEFHGQMNLFQNELKRWEKSDFSVVVLAPNEQRAEKIHSIFMDYGIEADVISELELPVKRPTITVGEVSNGIEFPMHKLVLITENELFKKKTKRPRKKQKISNAERIKNYQELKVGDFVVHAHHGIGKYLGIETLEMNGLHKDFMLIKYSGDDKLYVPIDQIDLVQKFVASEGKEPKLYKLGGSEWAKVKRKVQSNVEDIADDLIELYAERQARQGYAFTKGTELQEEFEAAFPYEETEDQERCIAEIKADMEMERPMDRLLCGDVGYGKTEVAIRAAFKAVADGKQVAILVPTTILAQQHYETIQERFQDQAVTISMLSRFRTRSQQKETIEGIRKGKVDIVIGTHRLLSKDVTYRDLGLLVVDEEQRFGVKHKEKIKQLKSNVDVLTLTATPIPRTLHMSMLGVRDLSIIETPPENRFPIQTYVMEYNPVFVREAIEREMARGGQVFFLHNRVDNIDKIARDLGMLVGDARIAVAHGQMNETELENIVFAFLEGEYDVLVSTTIIETGVDIPNVNTLIVNQADRMGLSQLYQLRGRVGRSNRVAYAYFTYQKDKVLSEVAEKRLEAIKEFTELGSGFKIAMRDLSIRGTGDLLGAQQHGFIDSVGFDMYSQMLKDAIEARQSGKQLDEIETFEPELSLSTDAYIPDSYIDDEKQKIDIYKQFQAIASEDDILELKDELIDRFGDYPEEVGNLFTVSSLKRLAKQERVESISEKAGKIEILVSTHRSQEVDGSKLFELANQFGREIQLGTEGKKLKVLVKWSKNTKHQRYEVLENFISQLSQVDRETAG
- a CDS encoding anti-sigma-F factor Fin family protein, which codes for MAIVYKCRHCSQEIGKLDQQMVDSSMLGLDQLSSEDKRDMISYEANGDITIKSICESCEESLGSHPQYHELDYFIQ
- the pth gene encoding aminoacyl-tRNA hydrolase, whose protein sequence is MKCIVGLGNPGKKYSKTRHNVGFMVVEKIADRHNWKLKKDKFNGKSTVETLDGEKIVLLKPQTFMNLSGESVRPLLDFYQIDPEDVLVIYDDLDLPAGKIRLRQKGGHGGHNGIRSIIDHAGTKEFKRLRIGIGRPLAAMPVVDYVLKPFSKEQQEDVATSIEKSADACETWIQKPFDVVMNDFNT
- a CDS encoding 50S ribosomal protein L25/general stress protein Ctc, giving the protein MAVTLKAAKREDLTKSATKQIRTNGDVPSVVYGKEEDSKAIFVNSTELVKTVRDEGRNAIISLDIEGEKPVDVMLHEYQTEPLKDEVIHADFYIVNMKQEMDVTVSLNLDGEPVGVKDGGVLQQPMYELQVRAKPADIPEVISVDVNKLEIGDTITVADLPKADLYEINEDEDTTVATVVPPDTVEDLEGEESDEGAEPELVGAEEDEGKSE
- a CDS encoding ribose-phosphate diphosphokinase, whose product is MGSSYKDPMLKVFSLNSNRDLAQDIAEHIGTTLGECTVATFSDGEIQINIEESVRGKDVYVVQSTSAPVNQHLMELLIMIDALKRASAKSINIVMPYYGYARQDRKARSREPITSKLIADLLETAGADRMITLDLHAPQIQGFFNVPIDHLQGVPILANHFEKMEFDDIIVVSPDHGGVTRARKMADYLKAPIGIIDKRRPRPNVSEVMNIVGNIEGKTAILIDDIIDTAGTITAAANALVENGAKEVYACCTHPVLSGPALQRINDSEIKELVVTNSIPLTEERKNGKVTELSVAPLIGEAITRVHELKSVSILFD
- the glmU gene encoding bifunctional UDP-N-acetylglucosamine diphosphorylase/glucosamine-1-phosphate N-acetyltransferase GlmU, whose product is MAKRYAVILAAGKGTRMKSKLYKVLHPVLGRPMVQHVIDQLKPVKPDEMVTIVGHGADKVAEYIGEDSETVLQEEQLGTGHAVLQAEDLLKNQEGTTIVVCGDTPLITHETYQALCDHHEREGAKATILTAKAPDPGGYGRVIRDDQNQVKRIVEHKDASGNELLVDEINTGTYCFDNKALFEALHHVSNDNVQGEYYLPDVIEILQNRNEKVSAFQTADFEETLGINDRVALAQAEKSLKKRINEQHMRNGVTLIDPDNTYISPEVVIEADVLIHPGSVIKGKTTIKADAEIGPHSEVENCYVGEGTTLEQSVAKDSRIGDRVQIGPYSHIRPEAKIGNEAKIGNFVEVKKSSLGDKSKVSHLSYIGDADVGRNVNIGCGTITVNYDGKNKYLTTIDDDSFIGCNSNLVAPVTVGKGSYVAAGSTITKDVPEDALSIARSRQTNKEGYASRIKNQKKD
- the spoVG gene encoding septation regulator SpoVG, with protein sequence MEVTDVRLRRVNTEGRMRAIASITMDEEFVVHDIRVIDGNNGLFVAMPSKRTPDGEFRDIAHPINSNTRGKIQDAVLEEYHRAGEQEEKYEEAGAS
- the purR gene encoding pur operon repressor — protein: MKRSDRLVSLTNYFLENPKKHTSLPYFSEKYGAAKSSVSEDLDIVDRVMQEEGFGHLQTNPGASGGVSFIPGFSGENANVFINELCTTLQDPSRILPGGYLYMSDLLGDPKMVNKIGRVLASAFSDMEIDAVMTVATKGIPLAYAAASVLNVPVIIVRRDPRVTEGSSVSINYVSGSSRKIQTMVLPTRSLQEGANVCIIDDFMKAGGTINGMISLLKEFNANVGAIGVLAEADDEEDERVVENYTSLVKITNVDMKQKTIEVHPGNFSKNR
- the ispE gene encoding 4-(cytidine 5'-diphospho)-2-C-methyl-D-erythritol kinase, which translates into the protein MVLFERAPAKINLSLDVLGKREDGFHEVEMIMTTVDLADRIELYDIADGRIEISTDNQYVPNDERNLAYRAALVFKNTYQLHRGVRINIRKNIPVSAGLGGGSSDAAAVLRGLNRMWSVGISEAELIELGSVLGSDVPFCITGYTALGTGHGEKIRTLASPPPCYVVLAKPNIGISTRHIFPKVNTDAISHPQTEAVIQSLAEKDFDKLCHHIGNALEDVTFPLYPEVKQLKDKMLQTGASGAMMSGSGPTIAGLTRHFSKAKRIYNGLRGFCNEVHIVQMLDRR
- a CDS encoding small, acid-soluble spore protein, alpha/beta type, which produces MARRGGAMSDHLKEEIAKELGFYDTVQKEGWGGIKAKDAGNMVKRAIEMAEQNMK
- the veg gene encoding biofilm formation stimulator Veg translates to MGKTLVEIKQGLECHVGQRLRLRANGGRRKTIERCGILAETYPSVFIVELDQDENAFERVSYSYADVLTETVELSFQGEQAMIVEQ